The DNA region AAACCCGCGTCGTCCACCGCGACATCAGTAAGGACGAACAGCGGTACAAAACCTGAGAGGAGAAAGAAGTCAGGAGTCAGGAGTCAAGAGTCAGAATGGAAAAGCTGAGGTGATAGCCGACTTCCCTTTCCATTCTGGCTTCTGACTCCTGACTCCTGACTTCTCCGAAGAATGATTGGTGGAGTCATCGTCACACATGGCCAATTGGCCAACGAGCTGGTCTCGGCGGCAGAGATGATCGTCGGCGAGATTCATCACATTACCGCCGTCTCCATCGGCTGGCACGACGACGTAGACGTTGCCCGTCAGGAGATCGAGCGCGCCATCCAGCGCGTTGATACAGGCAACGGCGTGCTGTTGCTGACCGATATGTTCGGCGGCACGCCGACCAACATCGCCGCTAGCTTTCTCGGCCAGGCCGCCGTCGAGATCGTCACCGGCGTCAACCTGCCGATGGTCATCAAGATGGTCACACAGCAGCAGGACGAGCCGCTCAGCGAAGTCGCGCGGCGCGTGCGCGACGAAGGCCAGCGCCAGATTCATCTCACCAGCGACATTCTGACGCCCCATAAGAAATGAGCAACAATCCGCCATTGCTCGAAGTCGCCGACCTGCGCGTTCACTTTCGCACCGACGCCGGGACGGTGAAAGCGGTTGACGGCGTCAGCCTGTCGGTCGAAGCGGGCGAAACGCTCGGGCTGGTCGGCGAATCGGGCTGCGGCAAATCGGTGACCGCTTACGCCATCCTGCAACTGCTCACGGCGCCGCCGGCGCAGTATGCCGGCGGCGAGATTCGCTTTCGC from Blastocatellia bacterium includes:
- a CDS encoding PTS sugar transporter subunit IIA — protein: MIGGVIVTHGQLANELVSAAEMIVGEIHHITAVSIGWHDDVDVARQEIERAIQRVDTGNGVLLLTDMFGGTPTNIAASFLGQAAVEIVTGVNLPMVIKMVTQQQDEPLSEVARRVRDEGQRQIHLTSDILTPHKK